The Puntigrus tetrazona isolate hp1 chromosome 4, ASM1883169v1, whole genome shotgun sequence genome includes a window with the following:
- the ucmaa gene encoding upper zone of growth plate and cartilage matrix associated a isoform X2 translates to MAGTHAVLLTLLPTVLVLIVLAGVESAAVKDVKDKAQGTSKRVFMPASDASNFFKRRGRRSPTTYEEYYAEQRVKMSANERRREHLEEQNNEYENYLEEERDEQYERTREKNEQWREFHYDGQYPRYPHHRQYA, encoded by the exons ATGGCCGGGACTCACGCTGTGCTGCTCACACTGCTGCCCACCGTCCTCGTGCTGATTG TGTTGGCCGGAGTTGAAAGTGCAGCTGTTAAAGATGTAAAAGACAAAGCTCAAG GAACATCTAAACGAGTTTTCATGCCAGCATCTGATGCCTCAAACTTTTTCAAACGCCGCGGTCGCAGATCCCCAACAACTTATGAAGAGTACTATG CGGAGCAGAGGGTGAAGATGTCTGCAAACGAGCGAAGGAGAGAGCATTTAGAGGAACAAAACAACGAATACGAGAACTATTTAGAGGAGGAGCGCGACG AACAGTACGAGAGGACCAGAGAGAAGAACGAGCAGTGGAGAGAATTCCACTACGATGGGCAATACCCACGATACCCTCACCACCGCCAGTACGCTTGA
- the ucmaa gene encoding upper zone of growth plate and cartilage matrix associated a isoform X1, with the protein MAGTHAVLLTLLPTVLVLIVLAGVESAAVKDVKDKAQAGTSKRVFMPASDASNFFKRRGRRSPTTYEEYYAEQRVKMSANERRREHLEEQNNEYENYLEEERDEQYERTREKNEQWREFHYDGQYPRYPHHRQYA; encoded by the exons ATGGCCGGGACTCACGCTGTGCTGCTCACACTGCTGCCCACCGTCCTCGTGCTGATTG TGTTGGCCGGAGTTGAAAGTGCAGCTGTTAAAGATGTAAAAGACAAAGCTCAAG CAGGAACATCTAAACGAGTTTTCATGCCAGCATCTGATGCCTCAAACTTTTTCAAACGCCGCGGTCGCAGATCCCCAACAACTTATGAAGAGTACTATG CGGAGCAGAGGGTGAAGATGTCTGCAAACGAGCGAAGGAGAGAGCATTTAGAGGAACAAAACAACGAATACGAGAACTATTTAGAGGAGGAGCGCGACG AACAGTACGAGAGGACCAGAGAGAAGAACGAGCAGTGGAGAGAATTCCACTACGATGGGCAATACCCACGATACCCTCACCACCGCCAGTACGCTTGA
- the mcm10 gene encoding protein MCM10 homolog isoform X2 produces the protein MAEEENLDMLLSLFAESESQELETTAAGEGSDDLDDLFDDDGEDDPYIEPEEEEEDVAPGKSSSAEGDSDLNKSNEDLQAELKLMQQKMQKLQQQLESSQGRTRPENKPSAQRQTSTKSLAFQGGSKTPPTKPRDSNGSPPSDVTSKLKSKQRMAHQAKTAASEQHAPVGQSMNNCQSRPIRDSAKVNSTLKSPPPLKTPPTVRQATPRSSISQEVAVEKFSGLRLRNPRLSSIDIEQKMSSRRLIKLSQLPDRLARDNLEDSDWVTFAVVINKITPQSKNNGKTFSIWKLNDLHNLEVNVSLFLFGSVHTDLWKTDTGTVIGILNPNPMKNKDGSSEVCLTVDHPQKVLIVGEAMDFGTCKAKKKNGDSCTQLVNLYECQYCQYHVKAQYKKMSSKRSELQSSFTGSAPGKGRGRGGLRERLCQSDFHYGGMSSLACAPSMSAPQPKKQPTIQSVLASIPTKKLVLNSGDVSGCSDDFKGLMSMPTPGALNIKKHLGQAKNTVAGSSVQSISASDLLKQQKEQHQQRMLARKKRAEEIQKRVLQRSAPSQPNVNRGPLLSPKAASEVPRGSPGLTSRLSGPPVPTLGRGFSEGEDILLDLSPPLSKGLSAAKLAAVRKLQAKGSVIVKDDPNAVKRKRAKSDEIEDRVERNLTAPKVSDENPTGEEEEPAQKKRRERLEYIQSEEFQRILNAKSSNSWMMGEIEERAMQEYFEPLVQKEKMEEKMKGIREMKCRAVTCKACKYTHFKPADRCVEEKHDYHWHDAVKRFFKCPCGQRKICLARMPHGACSHCGLFKWERDCMLKEKKGPKIGGELLLPRGEEQAKFLNSLK, from the exons ATGGCAG AGGAGGAGAATCTGGACATGTTGCTGTCTCTGTTTGCGGAGAGTGAGAGTCAGGAACTGGAGACTACCGCCGCTGGAGAGGGCAGTGATGATCTAGATGACCTGTTCGATGACGATGGTGAGGACGACCCCTATATTGAgccagaggaagaggaagaagacgTGGCACCTGGGAAATCCAGCTCAGCTGAAGGGGACAGTGACTTAAATAAGTCCAATGAAGATCTGCAGG CGGAGCTTAAATTAATGCAGCAGAAGATGCAAAAACTACAGCAGCAGCTGGAGTCCTCGCAGGGAAGAACACGGCCTGAAAACAAACCCTCCGCCCAGAGACAGACGAGCACTAAATCCTTAGCTTTTCAGGGAGGGTCAAAAACTCCCCCAACGAAACCACGGGACAGCAATGGCTCCCCTCCGTCAGATGTAACCTCAAAGCTGAAAAGcaagcagaggatggcccaCCAAGCCAAAACAG CTGCCTCAGAACAGCACGCTCCTGTTGGCCAGAGTATGAACAACTGCCAGTCTCGGCCAATAAGAGACAGCGCGAAAGTAAATAGCACTTTAAAGTCACCGCCCCCTCTCAAGACTCCTCCTACTGTGCGGCAGGCCACGCCTCGCTCATCAATCAGTCAAGAGGTTGCTGTGGAGAAGTTCTCGGGTCTCAGACTCAG GAATCCACGTCTGTCTTCCATAGACATTGAGCAAAAAATGTCCAGCCGCAGATTGATCAAGCTCTCTCAGCTGCCTGATCGCCTGGCCAGGGACAATTTAGAGGACAGTGACTGGGTCACCTTTGCAGTGGTGATAAATAAAATCACCCCACAGAGCAAAAACAAT ggaAAAACCTTCAGCATTTGGAAGCTGAATGATCTTCATAACCTGGAGGTGAATGTGTCTCTCTTCCTGTTCGGGTCCGTTCACACAGATCTATGGAAGACTGACACTGGGACAGTGATCGGCATCCTCAATCCCAATCCAATGAAGAACAAGGATGGTTCTAGTGAG gTCTGCTTGACAGTGGATCACCCACAGAAGGTCCTTATAGTGGGGGAAGCCATGGACTTCGGCACTTGCAAAGCTAAAAAGAAGAACGGAGACTCTTGCACTCAGCTCGTCAACTTG TATGAATGCCAGTACTGCCAGTATCATGTTAAAGCCCAGTACAAGAAAATGAGCTCGAAGAGATCGGAGCTTCAGTCCAGCTTCACAGGCTCCGCCCCTGGCAAAGGAAGGGGGCGGGGCGGTTTGAGGGAGCGCCTGTGCCAATCTGATTTCCACTACGGGGGCATGTCCTCGCTCGCCTGTGCGCCCTCAAT gtctGCCCCACAGCCAAAGAAACAACCCACTATACAGTCTGTTTTGGCATCCATCCCAACTAAAAAACTTG TTCTGAATTCAGGTGACGTGTCAGGCTGTTCGGATGACTTCAAAGGCCTGATGTCTATGCCGACGCCTGGAGcgcttaatattaagaaacacTTAGGACAAGCCAAGAACACGG TTGCGGGATCTTCAGTTCAGTCTATATCTGCATCTGACCTTCTGAAGCAGCAGAAAGAACAGCACCAGCAAAGAATGCTGGCTCGAAAGAAGAGGGCAGAAGAGATTCAGAAGAG GGTGCTCCAGAGAAGCGCTCCTTCCCAGCCGAATGTAAACAGGGGTCCTTTGCTCTCCCCGAAAGCAGCCTCGGAGGTTCCTAGAGGGTCTCCTGGCCTCACGTCCCGTCTCTCAGGCCCTCCTGTGCCCACACTGGGCCGAGGCTTTTCAGAAGGAGAGGACATCCTTCTGGATCTGTCTCCACCCTTATCAAAGGGCCTCTCAGCAGCAAAG tTGGCGGCAGTGAGGAAACTCCAAGCTAAAGGCTCGGTGATCGTAAAAGACGACCCGAATGCTGTAAAACGCAAGCGAGCCAAGAGCGACGAGATCGAAGATCGAGTGGAGCGAAATCTCACCGCACCTAAAG TATCTGATGAAAATCCAACCGGTGAAGAGGAAGAGCCAGCTCAGAAAAAGAGGCGGGAACGGCTAGAGTACATCCAGTCGGAGGAGTTTCAGCGCATCCTCAACGCCAAGTCCTCAAACTCGTGGATGATGGGAGAG ATTGAGGAGCGGGCCATGCAGGAGTATTTTGAGCCTCTGgtgcaaaaagaaaagatggAGGAGAAGATGAAGGGCATCAGGGAGATGAAGTGTCGAGCCGTCACCTGCAAAGCC TGTAAATACACCCACTTTAAACCGGCGGACCGCTGTGTGGAAGAGAAACACGATTACCATTGGCACGATGCCGTCAAACGCTTCTTCAAATGCCCCTGCGGTCAGAGAAAGATCTGCCTGGCACGGATGCCACATGGAGCCTGCAG CCATTGCGGCCTTTTTAAGTGGGAGAGAGATTGCATGTTAAAG GAGAAGAAGGGACCCAAAATAGGAGGGGAGCTACTGTTGCCACGCGGAGAGGAACAGGCCAAATTCCTCAACAGTTTAAAGTAG
- the mcm10 gene encoding protein MCM10 homolog isoform X1: protein MAEEENLDMLLSLFAESESQELETTAAGEGSDDLDDLFDDDGEDDPYIEPEEEEEDVAPGKSSSAEGDSDLNKSNEDLQAELKLMQQKMQKLQQQLESSQGRTRPENKPSAQRQTSTKSLAFQGGSKTPPTKPRDSNGSPPSDVTSKLKSKQRMAHQAKTAASEQHAPVGQSMNNCQSRPIRDSAKVNSTLKSPPPLKTPPTVRQATPRSSISQEVAVEKFSGLRLRNPRLSSIDIEQKMSSRRLIKLSQLPDRLARDNLEDSDWVTFAVVINKITPQSKNNGKTFSIWKLNDLHNLEVNVSLFLFGSVHTDLWKTDTGTVIGILNPNPMKNKDGSSEVCLTVDHPQKVLIVGEAMDFGTCKAKKKNGDSCTQLVNLYECQYCQYHVKAQYKKMSSKRSELQSSFTGSAPGKGRGRGGLRERLCQSDFHYGGMSSLACAPSMSAPQPKKQPTIQSVLASIPTKKLVLNSGDVSGCSDDFKGLMSMPTPGALNIKKHLGQAKNTAVAGSSVQSISASDLLKQQKEQHQQRMLARKKRAEEIQKRVLQRSAPSQPNVNRGPLLSPKAASEVPRGSPGLTSRLSGPPVPTLGRGFSEGEDILLDLSPPLSKGLSAAKLAAVRKLQAKGSVIVKDDPNAVKRKRAKSDEIEDRVERNLTAPKVSDENPTGEEEEPAQKKRRERLEYIQSEEFQRILNAKSSNSWMMGEIEERAMQEYFEPLVQKEKMEEKMKGIREMKCRAVTCKACKYTHFKPADRCVEEKHDYHWHDAVKRFFKCPCGQRKICLARMPHGACSHCGLFKWERDCMLKEKKGPKIGGELLLPRGEEQAKFLNSLK from the exons ATGGCAG AGGAGGAGAATCTGGACATGTTGCTGTCTCTGTTTGCGGAGAGTGAGAGTCAGGAACTGGAGACTACCGCCGCTGGAGAGGGCAGTGATGATCTAGATGACCTGTTCGATGACGATGGTGAGGACGACCCCTATATTGAgccagaggaagaggaagaagacgTGGCACCTGGGAAATCCAGCTCAGCTGAAGGGGACAGTGACTTAAATAAGTCCAATGAAGATCTGCAGG CGGAGCTTAAATTAATGCAGCAGAAGATGCAAAAACTACAGCAGCAGCTGGAGTCCTCGCAGGGAAGAACACGGCCTGAAAACAAACCCTCCGCCCAGAGACAGACGAGCACTAAATCCTTAGCTTTTCAGGGAGGGTCAAAAACTCCCCCAACGAAACCACGGGACAGCAATGGCTCCCCTCCGTCAGATGTAACCTCAAAGCTGAAAAGcaagcagaggatggcccaCCAAGCCAAAACAG CTGCCTCAGAACAGCACGCTCCTGTTGGCCAGAGTATGAACAACTGCCAGTCTCGGCCAATAAGAGACAGCGCGAAAGTAAATAGCACTTTAAAGTCACCGCCCCCTCTCAAGACTCCTCCTACTGTGCGGCAGGCCACGCCTCGCTCATCAATCAGTCAAGAGGTTGCTGTGGAGAAGTTCTCGGGTCTCAGACTCAG GAATCCACGTCTGTCTTCCATAGACATTGAGCAAAAAATGTCCAGCCGCAGATTGATCAAGCTCTCTCAGCTGCCTGATCGCCTGGCCAGGGACAATTTAGAGGACAGTGACTGGGTCACCTTTGCAGTGGTGATAAATAAAATCACCCCACAGAGCAAAAACAAT ggaAAAACCTTCAGCATTTGGAAGCTGAATGATCTTCATAACCTGGAGGTGAATGTGTCTCTCTTCCTGTTCGGGTCCGTTCACACAGATCTATGGAAGACTGACACTGGGACAGTGATCGGCATCCTCAATCCCAATCCAATGAAGAACAAGGATGGTTCTAGTGAG gTCTGCTTGACAGTGGATCACCCACAGAAGGTCCTTATAGTGGGGGAAGCCATGGACTTCGGCACTTGCAAAGCTAAAAAGAAGAACGGAGACTCTTGCACTCAGCTCGTCAACTTG TATGAATGCCAGTACTGCCAGTATCATGTTAAAGCCCAGTACAAGAAAATGAGCTCGAAGAGATCGGAGCTTCAGTCCAGCTTCACAGGCTCCGCCCCTGGCAAAGGAAGGGGGCGGGGCGGTTTGAGGGAGCGCCTGTGCCAATCTGATTTCCACTACGGGGGCATGTCCTCGCTCGCCTGTGCGCCCTCAAT gtctGCCCCACAGCCAAAGAAACAACCCACTATACAGTCTGTTTTGGCATCCATCCCAACTAAAAAACTTG TTCTGAATTCAGGTGACGTGTCAGGCTGTTCGGATGACTTCAAAGGCCTGATGTCTATGCCGACGCCTGGAGcgcttaatattaagaaacacTTAGGACAAGCCAAGAACACGG cagTTGCGGGATCTTCAGTTCAGTCTATATCTGCATCTGACCTTCTGAAGCAGCAGAAAGAACAGCACCAGCAAAGAATGCTGGCTCGAAAGAAGAGGGCAGAAGAGATTCAGAAGAG GGTGCTCCAGAGAAGCGCTCCTTCCCAGCCGAATGTAAACAGGGGTCCTTTGCTCTCCCCGAAAGCAGCCTCGGAGGTTCCTAGAGGGTCTCCTGGCCTCACGTCCCGTCTCTCAGGCCCTCCTGTGCCCACACTGGGCCGAGGCTTTTCAGAAGGAGAGGACATCCTTCTGGATCTGTCTCCACCCTTATCAAAGGGCCTCTCAGCAGCAAAG tTGGCGGCAGTGAGGAAACTCCAAGCTAAAGGCTCGGTGATCGTAAAAGACGACCCGAATGCTGTAAAACGCAAGCGAGCCAAGAGCGACGAGATCGAAGATCGAGTGGAGCGAAATCTCACCGCACCTAAAG TATCTGATGAAAATCCAACCGGTGAAGAGGAAGAGCCAGCTCAGAAAAAGAGGCGGGAACGGCTAGAGTACATCCAGTCGGAGGAGTTTCAGCGCATCCTCAACGCCAAGTCCTCAAACTCGTGGATGATGGGAGAG ATTGAGGAGCGGGCCATGCAGGAGTATTTTGAGCCTCTGgtgcaaaaagaaaagatggAGGAGAAGATGAAGGGCATCAGGGAGATGAAGTGTCGAGCCGTCACCTGCAAAGCC TGTAAATACACCCACTTTAAACCGGCGGACCGCTGTGTGGAAGAGAAACACGATTACCATTGGCACGATGCCGTCAAACGCTTCTTCAAATGCCCCTGCGGTCAGAGAAAGATCTGCCTGGCACGGATGCCACATGGAGCCTGCAG CCATTGCGGCCTTTTTAAGTGGGAGAGAGATTGCATGTTAAAG GAGAAGAAGGGACCCAAAATAGGAGGGGAGCTACTGTTGCCACGCGGAGAGGAACAGGCCAAATTCCTCAACAGTTTAAAGTAG